The sequence below is a genomic window from Nostoc flagelliforme CCNUN1.
AATGTCTTTAGAACCGAATTGCATCAAGAGAATTCCCACAATATTAGAGAGCCAGTATCCTATAATTGAACAAGGTAGAAGTAATTTTGGGGAAAGTAAACTACATGCATACCCAAAACCATAAGCTATTGGCAAATTAAATAGTAGGTCATTCCACCAACATAGTGGTGACAATAAATATCCCACTACTAAAAAGAACCCACCTCTGAGTTTTTTGAAAATGTCTTTTTTGAACTCTTTTGGAGTTGACTGTTGTAAGTCCTCCAGAGTTGTGTCTCCTGCTACATTCAACTCTTGGCTGACGTTTTGGACGCTTTCCATAAAAACCCACTATTCTTATCGACTTAGCGTAGTTTAATATATAAACTAAACTAAAGTCTAGTACAGAAATGATGAAATTTTGGATTTTTGATGCTGAAAGCTTTAGCACTGAATAGTTTTAACCAAATAGAGGTTTAACTTAGATGAACCTATCCCACTAATGCCAGATTGTAGTAATCTATTTTTTGGCAAGAGGTTGGGTGTATCAGTGATGGCTGGACGTTTTGAGGGATTGAGCGACCTAGAATGGAAGCTATTTGAGGATATATTTCCTAAGCAGGTATCCAAGCGTGGTAAAGGAATGCCTCATGCACCGTATCGCTATGTATTAAATAGTCTGTTATACATTCTGATAACTGGATGTCGATGGTGTGACCTTCCACGAGGGGATATATGGGCATCGAAAAGCTCATCCCACCGATGGTTAAAGCGATGGCGTTCTGATGGAACATTTGAATATATACAAGGACGTGTATTAGCGATCGCTAATGAGAGGGGGCTTATAAACTGGGACTTTGGGGCTGTTGACGGCTCTTTTTCCCCCTGGAAAGGGAGGAGGTGAAGAAGTTGCCTATGGAGGCAAGGGAAAAGGTGTTCTTATTCACACGCTTACAGAAGGTGGTGGAATGCCCTTGGCTAATTGTACTACCCCAGCCAACGGTAACGAGAGGGAGCAAATAATACCTCTACTCGATAAAGTTAAACTTAAAACATTAAAACGTGGCAGACCACGTAAGCGAATCAAAGTATTGGCTGCTGATAAAGGGTACGACTCGAAACAAAAACGTGTTGACCTACGCAAACGAGGTATTCGTCCTCAAATCCCAAAACGAGTCTGGAAAACCAAGAAAAACAAAGGAAGACCAATCAAAATCTCTGTTCCTAGATTTCAGCAAGAGCGCTGTTTTGCTTGGTATCAGCGAAAATACCGCCGTCTTGTTGTCAGATGGGAACGTCAAAAAGTTTACTTTGACGCATTCCTTGACCTTGCTACAATCCACATCTGGATTAACAAAATATTATTAGTGGGATAGGTTCATACTATTCAGGGC
It includes:
- a CDS encoding transposase — translated: MPDCSNLFFGKRLGVSVMAGRFEGLSDLEWKLFEDIFPKQVSKRGKGMPHAPYRYVLNSLLYILITGCRWCDLPRGDIWASKSSSHRWLKRWRSDGTFEYIQGRVLAIANERGLINWDFGAVDGSFSPWKGRR
- a CDS encoding transposase codes for the protein MTALFPPGKGGGEEVAYGGKGKGVLIHTLTEGGGMPLANCTTPANGNEREQIIPLLDKVKLKTLKRGRPRKRIKVLAADKGYDSKQKRVDLRKRGIRPQIPKRVWKTKKNKGRPIKISVPRFQQERCFAWYQRKYRRLVVRWERQKVYFDAFLDLATIHIWINKILLVG